The Streptomyces sp. ICC1 DNA window GAACCCGGCGGCCATCTGGGAGCGGCCCGCGTTGTGGATGCAGACGAACAGGACGGAGGCGGCAGGAGCGGAGGACATCTGTTTCTTCCTTGGGGTGAGGCGACTGCGGTGGGGGTGTGCGGGGGCGCGCGGGGGAGGGCGGGCCTGCGAGAATGGCGGTGCACCCGCCGGACCGCCCGTCCGCCCGCCTGGTCGGCGGTCCGCAGTACCCGTACCCGTACCCGAGGGGCCAACGCCAGTGACCACCGCTTCCCTGGACAAGCAGCCGCACGAAGTCGCCTCCATGTTCGACGACGTGGCGGCGAACTACGACCTCACCAACGACGTCCTCTCCCTCGGGCAGGCCCGCCTGTGGCGCAAGGAGGTCGCCAAGGCGGTCGGAGCGCGCCCCGGGCACCTGGTCCTGGACCTGGCCGCCGGGACGGCGACGTCCTCGCTGCCCTTCGCCGCGACCGGCGCGTACGTCGTCCCCTGCGACTTCTCCCTCGGCATGCTCCGCGAGGGCAAGAAGCGCAACCCCTGGCTCCCGCTGACCGCCGGCGACGCGACGAGGCTCCCCTTCAAGGACGGGGTCTTCGATTCGGTGACCATCTCCTTCGGCCTGCGCAACGTCCAGGACACCGACGCGGCCCTGCGCGAGCTGTACCGGGTCACGAAGCCCGGCGGCCAGGTCGTGATCTGCGAGTTCTCGCAGCCCACCTGGGCGCCCTTCCGGACCGTGTACACCGAGTACCTGATGCGCGCGATGCCGCCGGTGGCCCGGGCCGTCTCCTCCAACCCGGACGCCTACGTCTACCTCGCCGACTCCATCCGCGCCTGGCCCGACCAGCCG harbors:
- a CDS encoding demethylmenaquinone methyltransferase; protein product: MTTASLDKQPHEVASMFDDVAANYDLTNDVLSLGQARLWRKEVAKAVGARPGHLVLDLAAGTATSSLPFAATGAYVVPCDFSLGMLREGKKRNPWLPLTAGDATRLPFKDGVFDSVTISFGLRNVQDTDAALRELYRVTKPGGQVVICEFSQPTWAPFRTVYTEYLMRAMPPVARAVSSNPDAYVYLADSIRAWPDQPALAALLQKAGWSKVAWRNLSGGIVALHRGTKG